Proteins co-encoded in one Spirosoma endbachense genomic window:
- a CDS encoding spinster family MFS transporter produces MQTRETSSNEVSSLYRNYVLAMLTLVYVFNFVDRQLLVILQESIKKELHLSDTQLGMLSGFTFALFYVTLGIPIARLADKTNRRNIVAASLGIWSLMTASSGLVRNYVQLLLARIGVGVGEAGGSPPAHAMISDYFPPEKRSTALSIYSTGIYFGVLTGFLLGGYLNQQLGWRTAFFVVGIPGVIFSLLFYLSVKEPRRGATDTNGSSAIESPSLREVLKRLYATKTFVFLAMATGLHVFCIYGLLNWAPSFLARIHKMTNSEIGALLGPIFGIGGAVGSFTGGYLTDYFGKRDERWYLKIPAFAIVISIPCAAGALFLENTVYSVFCLGLTASLHSTYLGPSIAVSHSLVPASMRSLTSAILFFVLNFIGLGFGPLAVGMISDGLAPSLGTESLRWAMSIIIVISFGSTALFFVAAKKLAVDRRLTS; encoded by the coding sequence ATGCAAACAAGAGAAACCAGTAGTAATGAGGTAAGTAGCCTGTACCGGAATTATGTCCTGGCGATGCTGACATTGGTTTACGTCTTCAACTTTGTTGACCGGCAGCTCCTTGTCATTCTCCAGGAGTCGATAAAAAAAGAGTTACACCTGTCGGATACCCAGCTAGGGATGCTCTCCGGGTTTACGTTTGCCCTATTTTATGTTACACTGGGTATTCCCATTGCTCGTCTTGCCGACAAAACAAATCGTAGAAATATTGTGGCCGCGTCGCTGGGGATCTGGAGCCTAATGACCGCCAGCTCGGGTCTGGTGCGAAATTACGTACAACTGTTGTTGGCCCGTATTGGCGTGGGAGTTGGGGAAGCAGGGGGAAGCCCGCCAGCCCATGCCATGATATCCGATTACTTCCCGCCGGAAAAACGATCTACAGCGCTTTCGATTTACTCAACTGGCATTTATTTCGGGGTATTGACAGGTTTCTTACTGGGTGGTTACCTGAACCAACAGCTTGGATGGCGAACGGCTTTTTTTGTAGTGGGTATACCGGGTGTTATTTTTTCATTGCTGTTTTATCTATCGGTGAAAGAACCCCGACGTGGAGCGACCGATACGAACGGATCGTCGGCCATAGAGTCACCTTCGTTACGCGAGGTATTAAAGCGATTGTATGCGACCAAAACTTTTGTATTTCTGGCGATGGCTACTGGTCTGCATGTCTTTTGTATTTATGGTCTGCTTAACTGGGCGCCCTCTTTCCTGGCCAGGATTCACAAGATGACGAACTCAGAAATAGGTGCTTTACTCGGCCCTATCTTTGGCATCGGCGGAGCAGTCGGTTCATTCACAGGTGGGTACCTGACGGATTATTTCGGAAAAAGAGATGAACGATGGTACCTGAAAATTCCGGCGTTTGCGATTGTTATCTCTATTCCGTGTGCAGCAGGAGCCCTTTTTCTGGAGAATACGGTTTACTCGGTATTCTGCTTAGGGTTAACCGCGTCGCTTCACAGTACCTATTTGGGGCCCTCAATTGCAGTATCCCATAGCCTTGTTCCAGCATCGATGCGTTCCCTGACGTCGGCTATTCTGTTTTTTGTACTCAATTTCATTGGGCTGGGTTTTGGGCCATTGGCGGTTGGCATGATCAGCGATGGGCTCGCTCCTTCTCTGGGTACCGAATC